From Amycolatopsis sp. YIM 10, the proteins below share one genomic window:
- a CDS encoding phosphoglyceromutase codes for MADLGTLVLLRHGQSTWNAENLFTGWVDVPLSEQGAAEAKRGGELLAEAGLLPDLVHTSLLRRAISTANLALDAADRHWIPVRRDWRLNERHYGALQGKNKKQTLEQFGEEQFMLWRRSYDTPPPEIDPADEFSQAGDARYAGIEAPLTECLKDVVNRFIPYWESDIVPDLRAGKTVLVAAHGNSLRALVKHLDGISDADIAGLNIPTGIPLRYDLTEDLKPINPGGTYLDPEAAKEAAAAVANQGR; via the coding sequence ATGGCCGATCTAGGGACCTTGGTGCTCCTCCGACACGGGCAGAGCACGTGGAATGCGGAAAACCTGTTCACCGGCTGGGTGGACGTGCCGCTGTCCGAGCAGGGCGCCGCGGAGGCGAAGCGCGGCGGTGAGCTGCTCGCCGAAGCGGGGCTGCTGCCCGACCTCGTGCACACCTCGCTGCTGCGCCGCGCGATCTCGACCGCGAACCTCGCGCTCGACGCCGCCGACCGGCACTGGATCCCGGTCCGCCGGGACTGGCGCCTCAACGAGCGCCACTACGGCGCGCTCCAGGGCAAGAACAAGAAGCAGACCCTGGAGCAGTTCGGCGAGGAGCAGTTCATGCTCTGGCGCCGTTCGTACGACACCCCGCCGCCCGAGATCGATCCCGCCGACGAGTTCAGCCAGGCCGGCGACGCGCGGTACGCGGGTATCGAGGCGCCGCTGACCGAGTGCCTCAAGGACGTCGTCAACCGGTTCATCCCGTACTGGGAGTCCGACATCGTGCCGGACCTGCGCGCGGGCAAGACGGTGCTCGTCGCCGCGCACGGCAACTCGCTGCGGGCGCTGGTCAAGCACCTCGACGGCATCTCCGACGCGGACATCGCCGGGCTGAACATCCCGACCGGCATCCCGCTGCGCTACGACCTCACCGAGGACCTGAAGCCGATCAATCCCGGCGGCACGTACCTGGACCCGGAAGCCGCCAAGGAGGCCGCGGCCGCGGTCGCCAACCAGGGCCGCTGA
- the mshA gene encoding D-inositol-3-phosphate glycosyltransferase translates to MTVSLHRATRWPRRVAVLSVHTSPLEQPGTGDAGGMNVYISQTATEMARRGIGVEVFTRATSSDQPPVAELVPGVLVRHVPAGPFEPLGRDELPAQLCAFTSGVLRTEAFHEPGHYDVIHSHYWLSGQVGWLARDRWGVPLVHTAHTLAKVKNAALADGDTPEPRTRVIGEEQIVAEADRLVANTAVEARELVGLYDAAPQAVHTVSPGVDLERFTPGSKSAARAALGLPRDAVVLAFAGRIQPLKAPDVLLHAAAAMLRRDPSLAEKLVVLIVGGPSGSGLEQPRALKELAVTLGIERQTRFLPPQPGPALVEVYRAADVVAVPSYNESFGLVALEAQACGTPVVAAEVGGLPVAVAHGVSGLLVPTHRARDWAGALASVALKPERHGELAANAVQHARRFSWRRTTDALLDAYAEAAVSFGAFRTEVAV, encoded by the coding sequence GTGACGGTCTCGTTGCACAGGGCCACCCGCTGGCCACGCCGGGTTGCGGTGCTGTCGGTGCACACCTCGCCGCTGGAGCAGCCGGGCACCGGTGACGCCGGCGGGATGAACGTGTACATCAGCCAGACCGCCACCGAGATGGCCCGCCGCGGGATCGGCGTGGAGGTGTTCACCCGCGCCACCTCCTCCGACCAGCCGCCGGTGGCCGAGCTGGTGCCGGGCGTGCTGGTGCGGCACGTGCCCGCCGGGCCGTTCGAGCCGCTCGGCCGCGACGAACTGCCCGCGCAGCTGTGCGCGTTCACTTCGGGGGTGCTGCGCACCGAGGCCTTCCACGAGCCGGGCCACTACGACGTGATCCACTCCCACTACTGGCTGTCCGGTCAGGTCGGCTGGCTCGCGCGCGACCGGTGGGGCGTGCCGCTGGTGCACACCGCGCACACACTGGCCAAGGTGAAGAACGCCGCGCTCGCCGACGGTGACACCCCGGAGCCGCGCACGCGCGTGATCGGCGAGGAGCAGATCGTCGCCGAGGCCGACCGGCTGGTGGCGAACACCGCGGTCGAGGCCCGCGAACTGGTCGGCCTGTACGACGCCGCGCCGCAGGCCGTGCACACCGTCTCGCCGGGGGTCGACCTGGAGCGCTTCACGCCGGGGTCGAAATCCGCCGCGCGCGCCGCGCTCGGCCTGCCCCGCGACGCGGTCGTCCTGGCTTTCGCGGGCCGGATCCAGCCGCTGAAGGCACCCGACGTGCTGCTGCACGCGGCCGCGGCGATGCTGCGGCGCGACCCGTCGCTGGCGGAGAAGCTGGTGGTGCTGATCGTCGGCGGGCCGTCGGGCAGCGGGCTGGAGCAGCCGCGGGCGCTCAAGGAGCTGGCTGTCACGCTCGGTATCGAGAGGCAGACGCGGTTCCTGCCACCGCAACCCGGTCCGGCACTCGTGGAGGTTTACCGGGCGGCCGATGTGGTAGCCGTGCCCAGTTACAACGAGTCGTTCGGGCTGGTGGCGCTCGAAGCGCAGGCCTGCGGCACGCCGGTGGTCGCGGCGGAGGTCGGCGGGCTGCCGGTGGCGGTGGCGCACGGCGTCTCCGGCCTGCTGGTGCCGACGCACCGCGCGCGGGACTGGGCCGGTGCGCTGGCCTCGGTCGCGCTGAAGCCGGAACGGCACGGGGAACTGGCGGCGAACGCCGTGCAGCACGCGCGCCGCTTTTCCTGGCGGCGCACCACCGACGCGCTGCTGGACGCCTACGCCGAGGCGGCGGTGTCCTTCGGTGCGTTCCGGACGGAGGTAGCGGTTTGA
- a CDS encoding alpha/beta fold hydrolase, with protein MLTEVVGAGGVRLSLRVAGAANASAIVFVHGWAQSSLAWSAQLADAELSARYRLVGLDLRGHGGSDVPALGYDDPRAWAEDLAAVIDFAGAGAPVLLVGWSYGGLVITDYLRVHGTTNVVGIVLAGAITEIGRGRPGGKIGPAMKSALPAALSDDPAEAVPALTALCAGMSSRPVDGPLTQSLLGTSLSVPPAVRAALFRRDVDSSVVLGGLDLPVLVVHGVDDQVVDLSAGEYAAGKIAGARTRWMPGTGHLPFVEAAAEFNSALGQFAGERFAH; from the coding sequence TTGCTCACCGAAGTTGTCGGTGCCGGTGGTGTACGGCTCAGCCTGCGGGTAGCGGGTGCGGCGAACGCCTCGGCCATCGTTTTTGTGCACGGCTGGGCGCAGTCCTCGCTGGCCTGGTCCGCGCAGCTGGCCGATGCCGAGCTGAGCGCCCGGTACCGGCTGGTCGGGCTGGACCTGCGCGGCCACGGCGGTTCCGACGTGCCCGCGCTCGGTTACGACGACCCGCGCGCCTGGGCCGAGGACCTGGCCGCGGTGATCGACTTCGCCGGGGCGGGCGCCCCGGTGCTGCTGGTCGGCTGGTCCTACGGCGGCCTGGTGATCACCGACTACCTGCGGGTGCACGGCACCACCAACGTGGTGGGCATCGTGCTGGCCGGGGCGATCACCGAGATCGGGCGCGGCAGGCCCGGCGGGAAGATCGGCCCGGCGATGAAGAGCGCGCTGCCCGCCGCGCTGTCGGACGACCCGGCCGAGGCGGTGCCCGCGCTCACCGCGTTGTGCGCCGGGATGTCCTCGCGGCCGGTCGACGGCCCGCTGACCCAGTCGCTGCTCGGCACCAGCCTCTCGGTGCCGCCCGCGGTGCGCGCGGCGCTGTTCCGGCGGGACGTGGACAGCTCGGTGGTGCTCGGCGGGCTGGACCTGCCGGTGCTGGTGGTGCACGGCGTGGACGACCAAGTGGTGGATCTCTCCGCCGGGGAGTACGCCGCCGGGAAGATAGCGGGGGCCCGGACGCGTTGGATGCCAGGGACAGGGCATCTCCCGTTCGTCGAGGCCGCCGCGGAGTTCAACTCCGCGCTCGGGCAGTTCGCCGGCGAGCGATTCGCCCACTGA
- a CDS encoding UDP-N-acetylmuramate dehydrogenase, which translates to MSTLRSPAQAALSEHTTLRLGGQARRFDEATTSEDLVAAVRAADDGGEPLLLLGGGSNLVVADEGFDGAVLKIGTRGRRFQQDRHGGLTVHVTAEAGENWDEFVAWTVGEGFGGLECLSGIPGLVGATPIQNVGAYGFEIGDLLRSVRLYDRRMGEVRTLAKEQLRLGYRTSVLKGTDHGVVLSIDVDLHGDGLSSPIRYAELAKKLDVEIGARVPAARVREAVLELRRGKGMVLDPEDHDTWSAGSFFTNPILPEARVTAVLARIAEVVGDDVPVPQYPADNGVKLSAAWLIERAGFGKGHAGAGGRVSLSTKHTLALTNRGSATTADLLALAREVRDGVEIRFGVELHPEPLLINCGL; encoded by the coding sequence GTGAGCACTCTCCGATCTCCCGCCCAAGCGGCCCTGAGCGAGCACACCACGTTGCGCCTCGGTGGCCAGGCCCGCCGCTTCGACGAGGCCACCACCAGCGAAGACCTGGTCGCCGCGGTGCGTGCCGCGGACGACGGCGGCGAACCGCTGCTGCTGCTCGGGGGCGGCTCCAACCTGGTGGTCGCCGACGAGGGCTTCGACGGCGCCGTGCTCAAGATCGGCACCCGCGGCCGCCGGTTCCAGCAGGACCGCCACGGCGGCCTCACCGTGCACGTGACCGCCGAGGCCGGCGAGAACTGGGACGAGTTCGTCGCGTGGACCGTCGGCGAGGGCTTCGGCGGGCTGGAGTGCCTGTCCGGCATTCCCGGCCTGGTCGGCGCCACGCCGATCCAGAACGTCGGCGCGTACGGGTTCGAGATCGGCGACCTGCTGCGCTCGGTGCGCCTGTACGACCGGCGGATGGGCGAGGTGCGCACGCTGGCCAAGGAGCAGCTGCGGCTCGGCTACCGCACCAGCGTGCTCAAGGGCACCGACCACGGCGTGGTGCTCTCCATCGACGTCGACCTGCACGGGGACGGCCTGTCCAGCCCGATCCGGTACGCCGAGCTGGCGAAGAAGCTCGACGTGGAGATCGGCGCGCGGGTGCCCGCCGCGCGGGTCCGCGAGGCGGTGCTGGAACTGCGCCGCGGCAAGGGCATGGTGCTCGATCCGGAGGATCACGACACCTGGAGCGCCGGCTCCTTCTTCACCAACCCGATCCTGCCCGAGGCCCGCGTCACCGCGGTGCTGGCGCGGATCGCCGAGGTGGTCGGCGACGACGTGCCGGTGCCGCAGTACCCCGCCGACAATGGGGTGAAGCTGTCCGCCGCGTGGTTGATCGAGCGGGCCGGTTTCGGCAAGGGTCATGCTGGTGCGGGTGGCCGCGTTTCGTTGTCCACCAAGCACACCCTGGCGCTGACCAACCGCGGCTCGGCGACCACGGCCGATCTGCTGGCACTGGCGCGAGAGGTGCGGGACGGGGTTGAGATCCGCTTCGGCGTGGAACTCCACCCGGAGCCGCTCTTGATCAACTGCGGCCTGTGA
- a CDS encoding DUF4349 domain-containing protein — translation MGQRRFAVAALVLGAMVLGGCTAEDKGASSSGTAAAPEMATPNAAPDKGTEKGAGKPQQQSESAPAGDAGVPPGQAVAITDRKLVRTATLSLSSGDVAVTVQKAAQIATGAGGYTGQERTDERSASLSIVVPAERLDQVLSDLAGTGEKVLRRELQTKDVTEEVVDVESRLNNQRASVERVRALLGQAGSISEITSVERELTSREAELESLQARQQALAGSVAMSTISLNVSMVPVGPATVEEDRGFVGGLAGGWDAFLDFGSGLLTVLGAVLPFAVLLGVPLFFAIRYFLSRRRVAAAAPPENS, via the coding sequence ATGGGACAGAGACGTTTTGCGGTGGCGGCGCTCGTGCTGGGGGCCATGGTGCTGGGCGGGTGCACCGCCGAAGACAAGGGCGCGAGCAGCAGCGGGACCGCCGCCGCGCCGGAGATGGCCACACCGAACGCGGCTCCGGACAAGGGAACGGAAAAGGGGGCGGGCAAGCCCCAGCAGCAGAGCGAGAGCGCGCCCGCCGGGGACGCGGGCGTGCCGCCGGGCCAGGCGGTGGCGATCACCGACCGGAAGCTGGTGCGCACCGCGACGCTGTCGCTCAGCTCGGGTGACGTGGCCGTGACCGTGCAGAAGGCCGCCCAGATCGCGACCGGCGCGGGTGGTTACACCGGGCAGGAGCGCACCGACGAGAGGTCGGCGTCGCTGAGCATCGTGGTGCCCGCCGAGCGGCTGGACCAGGTGCTGTCCGATCTGGCGGGCACCGGCGAGAAGGTGCTGCGGCGCGAGTTGCAGACGAAGGACGTCACCGAAGAGGTGGTGGACGTCGAGTCGCGGCTGAACAACCAGCGCGCGAGCGTGGAACGGGTCCGGGCGCTGCTCGGGCAGGCGGGCTCCATCAGCGAGATCACCTCGGTGGAGCGGGAGCTGACTTCGCGGGAAGCGGAGCTGGAGTCGTTGCAGGCACGGCAGCAAGCATTGGCGGGGAGCGTGGCGATGTCGACCATTTCACTGAACGTCAGCATGGTGCCGGTCGGCCCGGCCACGGTCGAAGAGGACCGTGGCTTCGTCGGCGGCCTGGCGGGCGGCTGGGACGCTTTCCTGGATTTCGGCAGCGGCCTGCTCACGGTCCTGGGCGCGGTACTGCCGTTCGCGGTGCTGCTGGGCGTGCCCCTCTTCTTCGCCATCCGCTACTTCCTCTCGCGGCGCCGCGTCGCGGCAGCTGCTCCGCCAGAGAACTCTTGA
- a CDS encoding YbjN domain-containing protein: MTVDGVIQSTLDSAGLKYERKGEGRYFVTLPGTKKLQTNCWLVAGEHAFSVEAFVCRRPDEAHEEVYRYLLRRNAKLYSVHYTVDAIGDIYLVGRLPLDAVTEAELDKILGQVLEAADGDFNPLLEIGFATSIRREWDWRVSRGESLANLQAFKHLMEPESASSGPVMDS, encoded by the coding sequence TTGACCGTGGACGGCGTTATCCAGTCCACTTTGGACTCGGCGGGGCTGAAGTACGAGCGGAAGGGCGAAGGCCGGTACTTCGTCACCCTACCCGGTACCAAGAAGCTGCAGACGAACTGCTGGCTGGTCGCGGGTGAGCACGCGTTCTCGGTGGAGGCGTTCGTCTGCCGCCGCCCGGACGAGGCGCACGAAGAGGTCTACCGCTATCTGTTGCGCCGCAACGCGAAGCTGTACTCGGTGCACTACACGGTGGACGCCATCGGGGACATCTACCTGGTCGGCAGGCTGCCGCTGGACGCGGTCACCGAGGCCGAGCTGGACAAGATCCTCGGCCAGGTGCTGGAGGCCGCCGACGGCGACTTCAACCCGTTGCTGGAGATCGGTTTCGCCACCTCGATCCGGCGCGAATGGGACTGGCGGGTCTCGCGCGGGGAGTCGCTGGCGAACCTCCAGGCGTTCAAGCACCTGATGGAACCCGAGTCGGCCTCGTCCGGCCCGGTGATGGATTCGTGA
- a CDS encoding Ig-like domain-containing protein, with amino-acid sequence MFERRTVLRAAMVTPVVLSPIALAACSGDEGGGTNPGGEAQAPEPPKAVLTAEPAVDAKDAPVAKPVTIKVTDGTLTEVKVTNPDGKELQGGLNPEKTVWTSSEQLGYGKSYTYAAKASGSDGKPVELAGKFDTVKPAKVVRATLNPGDDAEVGVGMPISVKFEAAVGDRKAAQAALEVKTSKTVEGAWAWLSDRQVNWRPKEYWPAGTEVEVTAKLYGVDLGKGVYAKADVSTKFKIGRNQVVKVHTPDHVMKVYRDGSEHASYPCSNGKDADPNLNTPNGTLIVMTKEPTSIFDNARYGYTNVKKKWCCRISNHGEFIHENEENRGNIGKANTSHGCVNLLEADAKAYFDSALIGDPVEITGSKASMPTTSDVMDWLLDWKTWQSKSAI; translated from the coding sequence GTGTTCGAACGGCGGACGGTTCTGCGGGCGGCGATGGTGACTCCGGTGGTGCTGTCGCCCATCGCGCTGGCCGCCTGCTCCGGTGACGAGGGCGGCGGGACCAACCCCGGTGGCGAGGCGCAGGCGCCCGAGCCGCCCAAGGCCGTGCTCACCGCCGAACCCGCCGTGGACGCCAAGGACGCGCCGGTGGCCAAGCCGGTGACGATCAAGGTCACCGACGGCACGCTCACCGAGGTCAAGGTGACCAATCCCGATGGCAAGGAACTCCAGGGCGGGCTGAACCCGGAGAAGACCGTCTGGACCAGCTCCGAGCAGCTCGGCTACGGCAAGTCCTACACCTACGCGGCGAAGGCGTCGGGCAGCGACGGCAAGCCCGTCGAGCTGGCGGGCAAGTTCGACACGGTCAAGCCGGCCAAGGTCGTGCGCGCCACGCTCAACCCCGGTGACGACGCCGAGGTGGGCGTCGGCATGCCGATCAGCGTGAAGTTCGAGGCCGCGGTCGGCGACCGCAAGGCCGCGCAGGCCGCGCTGGAGGTGAAGACCTCGAAGACGGTCGAAGGCGCCTGGGCCTGGCTGTCCGACCGGCAGGTGAACTGGCGGCCGAAGGAGTACTGGCCGGCGGGCACCGAGGTCGAGGTCACCGCCAAGCTGTACGGCGTGGACCTGGGCAAGGGCGTCTACGCCAAGGCCGACGTGAGCACCAAGTTCAAGATCGGCCGCAACCAGGTGGTCAAGGTGCACACCCCCGACCACGTGATGAAGGTCTACCGCGACGGGTCCGAGCACGCGAGCTACCCGTGCAGCAACGGCAAGGACGCCGACCCGAACCTGAACACGCCGAACGGCACGCTGATCGTGATGACCAAGGAACCCACCTCGATCTTCGACAACGCGCGCTACGGCTACACCAACGTCAAGAAGAAGTGGTGCTGCCGCATCTCCAACCACGGCGAGTTCATCCACGAGAACGAGGAGAACCGCGGCAACATCGGCAAGGCCAACACCTCGCACGGCTGCGTGAACCTGCTCGAAGCCGACGCCAAGGCCTACTTCGACTCGGCGCTGATCGGCGACCCGGTGGAGATCACCGGCTCCAAGGCGAGCATGCCGACCACCTCCGATGTGATGGACTGGCTGCTCGACTGGAAGACTTGGCAGTCCAAGTCGGCCATCTAG